The stretch of DNA TTCGGCGTCCAGCGCGTGCTGGCTGTCGGTGTACCGGCCGGTGGCGTCGACCACGTCGAAGTGTGCGACGGCGAGCGGCCCCGACGGCTCCCCTCGCCGGTCGACGGCCAGCCGCTCGGTCCGCTCGGCGCTCTGTGCGCTGCCGGTGTCCTGCAGGGCGTCGCTGGCCCGGCCGAGCGCGGCCAGGGGCGTCTCGCCGGTCGCGACGCCGAGGCTCGCGGTCACCGGGTAGCGGTTGGCGACGAGCCGCTGGAACCGTTCGTGGTCCGCGGGGGCGAGGCGGTTCGTCACCGCGACGAGGTTGTCGTACCGACCCGGGAAGACGTAACCGTCGCGGCTGCCCACGAAGTCCGCGAGGTCGGCGTAGAGACGAGCCTGCAGGGCCTGTAACGCCGGCTCCGGGCGTGGCTCCGGCGTCACCGTCCACGGGCCGTAGTCGTCTAACTGCACGAGCGCGAGCTGGACGACCGAGTCGCGTGCCCCAGTCACATAGCGCTATTCGGCTGCGAATGTATTACTCTTCGGACTGTGGGCGCGTCACCGCGACGAGATCCCGGGCGAACACCGCCAGCGACGGGAGCAAGACCGCGGGCGCGACCAGCCGGACCAGCGGCGTCGGCGCGGCCGGGGCGAGGGCAACGGTGAGAAAGCCCATCTGCAGGGCCGCCAGCGGTCGGCGGACGCGGCTGGGCGGGAGGTCACCGACGGCCCCGCCGCGCCGGCGGTGGAGCCAGCAGCCGGCCCGGTAGACGTACCGCGCGGCCGACAGCGAGAGGTACCACGCCGGCAGCAGACCCCACGCGACGGCGACCAGCGGCGCGACGAGGAAGCCGGTCGTGTCCGTCGCCATGTCCAGCCGCTCGCCGAGCCGCGTCTCCGTGCCCACCGAGCGGGCGACGGCACCGTCGACGGCGTCGAGGGCCACCACCGCGCCGTAGCCGAGCGCCGGGAGCCAGCGGAGTCCCGCGGCGGGGTCGACGAGCGCGAACCCGGCGACGCCGGCCAGCAGGCCCGCCCGGAACAGCGTCACGTGGTTGGCCAGCCCGAGCGCGCCGAGGCGGGTGCCGTCGACGCGGGGGAGCGTCGCCCGGTGTCGCCACAGGAACCCCCCGACGTACGCCAGTACCGCGCCGGTCGGGGCGAGCCAGCGCAGCCCCGCCGACTGCGAGAACCGCCCGGAGAGCCACCAGTAGCCGGCGACGAGGCCGACGACGGCGGCGACGACGAGGACGCCGAGCTCGGCGGAGCGACGGCGGCCCGAGACCAGGTGACCGGTCGCGTCGCCGCTCATCCGTCGGTCCCCGCGAGCCGCCGGCGCTCGTCGGCCGACAGTGCGAGGCCGGCACCGGCCAGCGTCTCGACGGCCTCGCGCTCGACCACCGGGACGAGTCCGCGGCCGACGGCTCGGGCGACGGCGACCCGCTCCGGCGCGGTGTCGCGCGTCCGCGCGACGGCGGTCGCCGCCCCGTCGACCAGCGCCGACGGAGACGGGACCGTCAGCAGGACCCGACACCCGCGCTCGCGGTGGGCCGACAGCGCCGACTCGGACGGCGGACTCCCCGCAGCGACCAGCGGGGCCCGTCGGGTCGCCGCCGCGGCCGACTCGACGGCCTCGCCGAGCACCCGGACGTCGCCCCGGTCCCGGGCGCTCTCGGCCGCGTCCCACCGCTCCGCCCGGGCGTCGGCGACCAGCAGCGAGTCGAGCGCGCCGCCCCCGAGGCCGGTCAGCAGTCGCTCGACGGCCGCGTCGACGGGCGTCCGCCACGGCACCCGGCCGGCGACGTGGACCGCCTCGCGGGTCGGTGCGCCGTGGGCCGACAGCGCGTCGCCGACGGTCGCCGCCGCCGCCGGGTCGACGACGAGGAGCCGACAGCCCGCGTCCAGCGCCCGCTCGGCCGTCTCACGGTCGTCGGCCGGCGGGGCGACCCCGACCCGCGGGAGTCGCAGGCTCGCGGGGGCGCTCGGGGGCGACGGCGGCGGTCGCGCGACGGGGAGCGCCGTCGGCGTCGCCGTCGCGCCGCGGGCCGGTGGCTCGGCGGCCTCGCCCGTCTCGGCCGCCCGTTCGACGGCCTCGCAGACGGCGGCGACGTGTGCCCCGCGGCGGGCGGTCCCGCGGTCGGGGTCGCCCCGACGCACCGACCGTGCGAGCGCCGCGGGCCCGTCGGCGTACGACCCCTCGCGTTCGGGGAACTGCGGGGGAGCCGGCGCGTACTCCCGGCCGGACCGGCCGACCCGGACCCGGTCGGCGGCGTCGGCCTGCGCGCCGGCGTCGTCGAGGTACAGCGACCCGTCGTCCCCGTGGAGTTCGACGCCGTAGAACTCCCGGCCCCGGTGAGGGGTGTACAGGCTCGCGGTCAGGCGCACCCGGGGGCCGTCACGGTGGTCGAGGACGGCGTCGACGTGCGAGTCCGCCGTCGGCCCCCGGTCCGCCCGGTCGGGCCACGGCCCCGCGGCGTCGGCCGAGCGGACCCGCTCGACCGGACCGAACCAGGCGACCAGCAGCGTCAGCGGGTAGACGCCGCCGTCCCACAGCGGCCCGGCCTCGAGGAACGCCCCGGGGTCGTCGTGCCACTCCGTGACGCGGCCGACGTGGGCGTCGGCGTAGGCCACCCGGACGGTGCCGAGGCGGCCGTCGGCGAGCAGCCGCGCGGCCCGCCGCTGGCCCGGGTTCCCGGGGTTCGTCGGCGCGCAGGCCAGGCCGAGGCCCCGCCGCGCCGCCAGCGCCACCAGCTCGTGGGCCGCGGCGGCGTCCATCGCGAGGGGTTTCTCGGAGAAGACGTGCCGGTCGGCCCGCAGCGCCGTCCGTGTGACCGACTCGTGGGCGGCGTGGCCCGTGAGGTTGACGACCAACGGCGCGGGCTCGGCGTCGAGGGCCGCCGGCAGGTCGTCGTGAGCCGCCGCGTCGTACTCGTCGGCGGCCCGCCGTGCCCGCCCGCCGTCGATGTCACAGACGGCGGCGACGTCGAGATCGGG from Haloarcula litorea encodes:
- a CDS encoding CDP-alcohol phosphatidyltransferase family protein, with product MSGDATGHLVSGRRRSAELGVLVVAAVVGLVAGYWWLSGRFSQSAGLRWLAPTGAVLAYVGGFLWRHRATLPRVDGTRLGALGLANHVTLFRAGLLAGVAGFALVDPAAGLRWLPALGYGAVVALDAVDGAVARSVGTETRLGERLDMATDTTGFLVAPLVAVAWGLLPAWYLSLSAARYVYRAGCWLHRRRGGAVGDLPPSRVRRPLAALQMGFLTVALAPAAPTPLVRLVAPAVLLPSLAVFARDLVAVTRPQSEE
- a CDS encoding GTP cyclohydrolase IIa, coding for MTGARDSVVQLALVQLDDYGPWTVTPEPRPEPALQALQARLYADLADFVGSRDGYVFPGRYDNLVAVTNRLAPADHERFQRLVANRYPVTASLGVATGETPLAALGRASDALQDTGSAQSAERTERLAVDRRGEPSGPLAVAHFDVVDATGRYTDSQHALDAELAIRRAVVELTDRMRDHGGVTAFVGGDNAISVCPPLDAETYDGVLDHVREAAGVEMRVGVGHGETAQGAGSAAKHALEAGRATGDPVTASGRASADD
- a CDS encoding Gfo/Idh/MocA family protein, with the protein product MDCLVVGAGSVAGRYLDALTAAPDLDVAAVCDIDGGRARRAADEYDAAAHDDLPAALDAEPAPLVVNLTGHAAHESVTRTALRADRHVFSEKPLAMDAAAAHELVALAARRGLGLACAPTNPGNPGQRRAARLLADGRLGTVRVAYADAHVGRVTEWHDDPGAFLEAGPLWDGGVYPLTLLVAWFGPVERVRSADAAGPWPDRADRGPTADSHVDAVLDHRDGPRVRLTASLYTPHRGREFYGVELHGDDGSLYLDDAGAQADAADRVRVGRSGREYAPAPPQFPEREGSYADGPAALARSVRRGDPDRGTARRGAHVAAVCEAVERAAETGEAAEPPARGATATPTALPVARPPPSPPSAPASLRLPRVGVAPPADDRETAERALDAGCRLLVVDPAAAATVGDALSAHGAPTREAVHVAGRVPWRTPVDAAVERLLTGLGGGALDSLLVADARAERWDAAESARDRGDVRVLGEAVESAAAATRRAPLVAAGSPPSESALSAHRERGCRVLLTVPSPSALVDGAATAVARTRDTAPERVAVARAVGRGLVPVVEREAVETLAGAGLALSADERRRLAGTDG